A portion of the Microlunatus phosphovorus NM-1 genome contains these proteins:
- a CDS encoding NAD-dependent epimerase/dehydratase family protein, which translates to MTDSLVLVTGGSGFIAGHCILQLLDRGYRVRATIRSLAKEGSVREVLARAGMTRGDALEFVAADLTRDDGWADAVAGVDAVLHVASPVLPGKVADEEEIIGPARDGTLRVLRAASDAGVRRVVLTSAFHAVGFGHPHAHDRFTEDDWSPVDGPGVDAYGRSKILSERAAWEFVASEGRGIELVVLLPVAVMGPLMGSEISGSNQLIQRLLTGAIPALPRLSIPIVDVRDVAAAHVAAIDAPEAAGQRILLASGEPAIAMSAIAATLGDHLGEAAAKVPTRRLADFVVRVGALVNAELRTSAAELGLVKHVSIDKARRILGFAPRPSEEAIAAAGRSLVAAGLVS; encoded by the coding sequence ATGACCGATTCTCTCGTCCTTGTCACCGGCGGCTCCGGCTTCATCGCCGGCCATTGCATCCTCCAGCTTCTCGACCGTGGCTATCGGGTACGCGCGACAATCCGCAGCTTGGCCAAAGAGGGGAGTGTGCGCGAGGTCTTGGCCCGTGCCGGGATGACCCGCGGCGACGCACTCGAGTTCGTGGCCGCCGACCTCACGCGCGACGATGGCTGGGCGGACGCGGTCGCCGGCGTCGACGCGGTGCTCCATGTCGCCTCTCCGGTGCTGCCCGGCAAGGTGGCCGACGAGGAGGAGATCATCGGCCCGGCGCGCGACGGCACCCTGCGGGTGTTGCGCGCGGCGAGCGATGCCGGCGTGCGGCGGGTGGTGCTGACTTCGGCGTTCCATGCGGTCGGCTTCGGCCATCCGCATGCGCACGACCGATTCACCGAGGATGACTGGTCGCCGGTCGATGGTCCCGGGGTTGATGCGTACGGGCGCAGCAAGATCTTGTCCGAGCGCGCCGCCTGGGAGTTCGTCGCCTCCGAGGGGCGAGGCATCGAGCTTGTCGTGCTGCTGCCGGTAGCGGTGATGGGTCCCCTGATGGGCAGCGAGATCTCCGGATCCAACCAGCTCATCCAACGCTTGCTGACCGGCGCGATCCCCGCACTGCCGCGCCTGTCCATCCCGATCGTCGACGTACGTGATGTCGCCGCCGCCCATGTCGCCGCGATCGACGCTCCGGAGGCGGCGGGGCAGCGGATTCTGCTGGCCAGTGGGGAACCCGCCATCGCGATGAGTGCCATCGCCGCCACGCTGGGTGACCACCTCGGCGAGGCGGCCGCCAAGGTGCCGACCCGGCGACTAGCCGACTTCGTCGTACGCGTCGGCGCCCTGGTCAACGCCGAGCTCCGCACCAGTGCGGCCGAGCTCGGGTTGGTCAAGCACGTCTCGATCGACAAGGCCCGCCGGATCCTCGGCTTCGCACCTCGCCCTTCCGAGGAGGCGATCGCCGCCGCTGGAAGGAGCCTGGTCGCGGCCGGCCTCGTCTCCTGA
- a CDS encoding helix-turn-helix domain-containing protein: MPTEPSLLGEYLRARRELVTPDQVGIPVVGQRRVSGLRREEVAMLAGISAEYYLRLEQGRDRNPSTQVLQAIGRVLQLDDDSYLLSLATEHPRRWNRRARRETVPPSTTRFVAELPVPAFVEGRYLDVLVANPLAAALSPRLRTGRNRLRDVFLDPEEQALFIHGERAAGAIIAGFRQSVGTDIDDPRFIELVGELSLASPLFRQLWARHDVAPRSGAAVTFAHPQVGTIHLDREKLGISGTDGLMLVAYHAQPGTESAEKLRVLGSIALPTAQPSHRSTQDR, translated from the coding sequence ATGCCGACCGAACCGTCCCTGCTCGGGGAATACCTGCGGGCGCGGCGCGAACTCGTCACGCCCGACCAGGTCGGCATCCCGGTCGTGGGGCAGCGTCGAGTCTCGGGTCTGCGTCGCGAGGAAGTCGCGATGCTCGCGGGCATCAGCGCCGAGTACTACCTCCGCCTCGAACAAGGCCGTGATCGCAACCCGTCAACCCAAGTGCTGCAGGCCATCGGCCGCGTACTGCAGCTCGACGACGACTCCTACCTCCTGAGTCTCGCGACCGAGCACCCGCGCCGGTGGAACCGACGGGCGCGCCGCGAGACCGTTCCGCCGAGCACGACGCGCTTTGTCGCCGAGCTGCCGGTGCCCGCTTTCGTCGAGGGTCGCTATCTGGACGTCCTGGTCGCCAACCCGCTCGCGGCCGCACTCTCGCCGCGGCTGCGGACCGGCAGAAACCGACTGCGCGACGTCTTCCTCGACCCCGAAGAGCAGGCGCTGTTCATCCACGGTGAGCGAGCGGCCGGCGCAATCATCGCGGGCTTCCGCCAATCCGTCGGTACCGACATCGACGACCCACGGTTCATCGAGCTGGTCGGTGAGCTCTCCCTGGCGAGTCCGCTGTTCCGACAGCTCTGGGCACGCCACGACGTCGCCCCACGCAGCGGGGCCGCCGTCACTTTCGCCCACCCACAAGTCGGCACCATCCACCTGGACCGCGAGAAGCTCGGCATCAGCGGCACCGACGGACTCATGCTCGTCGCCTACCATGCCCAACCCGGCACCGAGAGCGCCGAGAAGCTCCGCGTCCTCGGATCGATCGCGCTCCCGACGGCTCAGCCGTCCCATCGGTCAACGCAGGACAGGTAG
- a CDS encoding ABC transporter transmembrane domain-containing protein — protein MTRNWAPESAADYAALPGPGGRRSKLPALDAKRWTLKVALSQRPWSFVASIAMAAAFVRNGLTPVVVGHAVDEAIATPSWQRLGFWILVLAGLYLVAVGVNWIARFMLVRSQQLVSHDLRTMVTDRIQDPRGFAGRERTPGGLLLVASADTQRVGEIVMMTVMPVAEAASITYGAIMMYTINPWLSLAVLVGGPMLVIVALRVGRPLQRRSVVRQQALAQTAATAADVVQGLRILKGLGAILTVRGRYEEESGVAYARTVEANAAEARLNGATDATGAIFVSALGIAAGVLAFHGLVTIGQLITVVGLTQFLITPMTMLGKNLASRWASAEASGLRIREVLGAGFEHTSEVDAERTSRFIDALPTGLTVVRGVDHELVARLEALPRTRVIVAPHAADLFDGSVADNVYPDLAVAEQALRVACCDDIPAGSQQRVGEGGRMLSGGQRQRVALARAVAFDPEVLVLQDPTTAVDSVTEQNIADRLSRQRADKITLVFSEAPAWHAVATNHVSVADLLALTAGFDGEIAG, from the coding sequence ATGACTCGGAACTGGGCGCCGGAGAGCGCAGCCGACTATGCCGCCTTGCCCGGTCCAGGCGGACGACGATCCAAGCTGCCCGCGCTGGACGCCAAGCGATGGACGCTCAAGGTGGCCCTCTCGCAGCGTCCGTGGAGCTTCGTCGCCTCCATCGCGATGGCAGCGGCGTTCGTGCGCAACGGTCTGACGCCGGTGGTGGTGGGACACGCCGTGGACGAGGCCATCGCGACGCCGTCGTGGCAGCGATTGGGATTCTGGATCCTGGTGCTGGCGGGCCTGTACCTGGTCGCCGTCGGAGTGAACTGGATCGCGCGCTTCATGCTGGTCCGCAGCCAGCAGTTGGTCAGCCACGACCTGCGCACCATGGTCACCGACCGGATCCAGGATCCGCGCGGATTCGCGGGCCGGGAGCGTACGCCGGGTGGTCTGCTGCTGGTCGCCTCCGCCGACACTCAGCGGGTGGGCGAGATCGTGATGATGACGGTGATGCCGGTCGCCGAGGCGGCCTCGATCACCTACGGCGCGATCATGATGTACACCATCAATCCCTGGCTCAGTCTCGCCGTCCTCGTCGGCGGACCGATGCTGGTGATCGTGGCCCTGCGAGTCGGCCGCCCGCTGCAGCGCCGGTCGGTCGTCCGCCAGCAGGCCCTCGCCCAGACTGCCGCCACCGCCGCGGATGTGGTCCAAGGACTGCGGATCCTCAAAGGGCTGGGCGCGATCCTCACCGTCCGCGGTCGCTACGAGGAGGAGTCCGGGGTTGCGTACGCCAGGACGGTCGAGGCCAACGCAGCCGAGGCGCGCCTCAACGGCGCCACCGACGCCACTGGGGCGATCTTCGTTTCCGCTCTCGGCATCGCCGCGGGTGTACTGGCGTTCCATGGGCTCGTAACGATCGGTCAGCTCATCACCGTCGTGGGCCTGACCCAGTTCTTGATCACCCCGATGACGATGCTCGGCAAGAACCTCGCCTCGCGCTGGGCCTCGGCGGAGGCGTCCGGGCTGCGGATCCGTGAGGTCCTCGGTGCCGGCTTCGAGCACACCTCGGAGGTCGACGCGGAGCGGACCAGCCGCTTCATCGACGCGCTGCCCACCGGGCTCACCGTCGTACGCGGTGTCGACCACGAGTTGGTCGCCCGGCTCGAGGCGTTGCCCCGGACCCGGGTCATCGTCGCCCCGCACGCCGCCGACCTGTTCGACGGCAGCGTTGCCGACAATGTGTACCCCGACCTGGCCGTCGCCGAGCAGGCTCTCCGCGTCGCCTGCTGCGACGACATCCCCGCGGGCTCGCAGCAACGCGTGGGCGAAGGTGGCCGCATGCTCTCCGGCGGTCAGCGGCAGCGAGTGGCACTGGCCCGTGCCGTCGCGTTCGATCCCGAGGTCCTCGTCCTGCAGGATCCGACCACGGCCGTGGACTCGGTGACCGAACAGAACATCGCCGATCGGCTGTCGCGGCAACGGGCCGACAAGATCACTCTCGTGTTCAGCGAGGCGCCTGCCTGGCACGCGGTGGCGACCAACCATGTGAGCGTCGCCGACCTGCTTGCCCTCACCGCCGGGTTCGACGGGGAGATCGCCGGATGA
- a CDS encoding MarR family winged helix-turn-helix transcriptional regulator, protein MSSTTEQALAVADAVRAVNRATVAATRAQQGLPALPEAQVAVLHTLRAHPSVTPAELAQRLDLARPTVSNLLRDLEAAGLVARERSASDRRSVLLTITERARQVQDAFHRGRAEVLSSVWAELDQSDRSALTAATPALRRLADLLRMGDDA, encoded by the coding sequence ATGAGCAGTACGACGGAGCAAGCCCTCGCCGTGGCTGATGCGGTACGTGCCGTGAACCGGGCGACCGTCGCGGCCACCCGAGCACAGCAAGGACTGCCAGCACTGCCGGAGGCACAGGTCGCAGTGCTGCACACTCTCCGAGCCCACCCGTCGGTGACGCCCGCCGAGCTGGCCCAACGGCTGGATCTGGCGCGACCGACGGTCAGCAATCTGCTCCGCGATCTGGAGGCCGCCGGTCTTGTCGCCCGAGAGCGGTCGGCGTCCGACCGACGTTCGGTGCTGCTGACGATCACCGAGCGGGCCCGTCAGGTGCAGGATGCGTTCCATCGCGGACGCGCCGAAGTGCTCTCGTCCGTCTGGGCCGAACTCGATCAGAGCGACCGCTCGGCCCTGACCGCCGCGACACCCGCGCTGCGCCGATTGGCCGACCTGCTGCGGATGGGCGACGACGCGTGA